A stretch of the Desulfobacter sp. genome encodes the following:
- the cooS gene encoding anaerobic carbon-monoxide dehydrogenase catalytic subunit: MAEIKKEKKVKAPKLADPKEVSIDLGTQELQARAQELGIDTVFDRAANMKPCNIGIQGICCKNCSMGPCRLPLPKGGIEGEDNRKGLCGATANTIAARNFIRMIAGGASAHSDHGRCVAEVFLSAARKETDAYQIKDTQKLLSIAPHLGVDVTVEVDGEVKDREIDEIALEVAEVAIQEWGKPEGEVLYAKRAPAPLYEKWKKQGVVPRNIDREIVEIMHRTHMGVDQDYKNLMKQGTRAAIGDGWGGSMLATDLQDVLFGTPYPVQSEANLGIMKEDHVNLIVHGHEPVLSEIIVAVAQSQEMIDYAKEKGAKGIQLGGICCTANEILQRHGIPTAATFLQQEMAIITGACDAMVVDIQCIMQNLANVAKCFHTKLITTHPIAKMEQDNVIHIEFDEHHALDDAKRIVKMAIDNFANRGSEVMIPPYKANQIAGFGVESIQYHLGGTFRGTYYTLNDNIINGRIRGIAGVVGCNNARTKHNDGHIRVVKELIKNDVIVLTTGCNAIACAMEGLLTPEAGAVHCGPGLAEVCETVGIPPVLHLGSCVDNSRILLAATEVVKAGGLGSDICDLPVAGSAPEWMSEKAISIGHYFVASGVYTVFGVTLPTSGAPVFHDYISKEMEKIYGGKWDLEIDPVKHAQLMIAHIDKKRKELGIDKARERVMMDMADRQALEA, translated from the coding sequence ATGGCAGAAATTAAGAAAGAAAAAAAAGTGAAAGCGCCAAAACTGGCAGATCCAAAAGAAGTTTCCATTGATCTGGGAACCCAGGAACTCCAGGCCCGTGCCCAGGAATTGGGCATTGATACGGTTTTTGACCGGGCCGCCAACATGAAACCCTGTAACATCGGTATCCAGGGAATCTGCTGTAAAAATTGCTCAATGGGACCCTGTCGCCTCCCCCTTCCCAAGGGCGGAATTGAAGGCGAAGATAATAGAAAAGGCCTTTGCGGTGCCACGGCAAATACCATTGCCGCCAGAAACTTTATCCGCATGATCGCCGGCGGCGCATCTGCCCATTCTGATCATGGCCGGTGTGTGGCAGAAGTATTTTTGTCCGCGGCAAGAAAAGAAACAGATGCCTACCAGATAAAAGACACCCAGAAACTGCTCTCCATCGCTCCCCATTTGGGCGTTGATGTGACTGTGGAAGTAGACGGGGAAGTCAAAGACAGAGAGATTGATGAAATCGCTCTGGAAGTGGCTGAAGTGGCCATCCAGGAATGGGGCAAACCCGAAGGAGAAGTGCTCTACGCAAAACGTGCTCCCGCACCCCTGTATGAAAAATGGAAAAAACAAGGGGTTGTTCCGAGAAACATTGACCGTGAAATCGTTGAAATCATGCACAGAACCCACATGGGTGTTGACCAGGACTATAAAAACCTGATGAAACAGGGCACCCGTGCCGCCATTGGTGACGGCTGGGGCGGATCCATGCTGGCCACCGACCTCCAGGACGTACTTTTCGGCACTCCCTACCCGGTTCAGTCCGAAGCCAACCTAGGGATCATGAAAGAAGACCATGTCAACCTCATCGTTCACGGCCATGAACCTGTACTCTCTGAAATCATCGTAGCCGTAGCCCAGTCCCAGGAAATGATCGACTATGCCAAGGAAAAAGGAGCCAAGGGCATTCAGCTGGGCGGCATCTGCTGTACAGCCAATGAAATCCTCCAGCGCCACGGCATCCCCACGGCAGCCACCTTCCTCCAGCAGGAAATGGCCATTATCACCGGCGCCTGCGACGCCATGGTCGTGGATATCCAGTGTATCATGCAGAACCTGGCCAATGTGGCCAAGTGCTTCCATACCAAACTGATCACCACCCACCCCATTGCAAAAATGGAACAGGACAACGTCATTCACATTGAATTTGACGAACACCATGCACTGGATGATGCCAAACGCATCGTTAAAATGGCCATTGACAACTTTGCCAACCGCGGCTCTGAAGTCATGATCCCGCCCTATAAAGCCAATCAGATTGCAGGTTTTGGCGTGGAATCCATCCAATACCATCTGGGCGGCACCTTCAGAGGCACCTACTACACCCTGAACGACAATATCATCAACGGCCGTATCCGCGGTATCGCAGGGGTTGTCGGCTGTAACAATGCCAGAACCAAACACAATGACGGTCACATCCGGGTGGTCAAAGAACTGATCAAAAACGATGTGATTGTTCTGACCACAGGTTGTAACGCCATTGCCTGTGCCATGGAAGGACTGCTCACACCTGAAGCAGGCGCTGTCCACTGCGGTCCTGGCCTTGCAGAAGTCTGTGAAACCGTTGGTATCCCGCCGGTGCTCCACTTAGGTTCCTGCGTGGACAACTCCCGGATCCTGCTGGCAGCCACTGAGGTTGTCAAGGCCGGTGGTTTGGGCAGCGACATCTGCGACCTGCCGGTTGCGGGATCTGCCCCGGAATGGATGAGTGAAAAAGCCATCTCCATTGGCCATTATTTTGTGGCCTCAGGTGTTTACACCGTATTCGGTGTTACCCTGCCCACATCAGGCGCCCCTGTTTTCCATGACTATATTTCCAAAGAAATGGAAAAAATCTACGGCGGCAAATGGGATCTGGAAATCGATCCTGTCAAACATGCCCAGCTCATGATCGCCCATATCGATAAAAAGAGAAAAGAACTTGGTATCGACAAGGCAAGAGAGAGAGTCATGATGGACATGGCTGACCGTCAGGCCCTGGAAGCATAA
- a CDS encoding acetyl-CoA decarbonylase/synthase complex subunit delta, whose product MGFEITKETYAGSIKGVTIGKGDTAITVGGQTSYPFYQFEGEMPNKPVIAMEIWDMAPEDWPEAALAPFKDVVADPAAWAKKCVDEYGAQAIVLQLKSIDPNDKNASPDDTAATVKKVLEAVSVPLIAWGCAVPAKDEEVLKKIAEVCEGGNLILGPVEEKNHKGIGAACMGYGHTIISSSPIDVNLAKQVNILLENLGVSLDKVIVDPTTGGLGYGLEYSYSVMERLSQAAMTQGDDKLQNPMINNLGNEVWKCKEAKQTVEEAPELGDPEKRAILMEAVGAVSYLMSGSSIMVMRHPESIKLTKAFIDLISDGGSAMDVAPATKRLDDVDIDFAAMAPAPDLTMEEEKKGAPAKKAAPAPAKEAAPAKKAAPAKEEPKKVAAPAKAEPKKEAAAPAVDPEAEAKAKAEAEAKTKADAQAKAEADAQAKIEAEKQAEKDTAASRQAEEDAIREKRAAEKEAQAASRAGGPKTKVPKTAAKLQKTELEKILESLDRTHKR is encoded by the coding sequence GTGGGATTTGAAATAACCAAAGAAACTTATGCCGGCAGTATCAAAGGTGTTACCATTGGCAAAGGCGACACCGCAATTACCGTCGGCGGACAAACAAGTTATCCTTTTTACCAGTTTGAAGGAGAAATGCCCAACAAACCCGTGATTGCCATGGAAATTTGGGATATGGCACCTGAAGACTGGCCGGAAGCAGCCCTTGCTCCTTTTAAGGATGTGGTCGCTGATCCTGCGGCATGGGCTAAAAAATGCGTGGACGAATACGGGGCTCAGGCCATCGTTCTCCAGCTCAAAAGCATTGATCCCAACGACAAGAATGCGAGTCCAGATGACACCGCCGCCACTGTAAAGAAGGTATTAGAGGCTGTCAGCGTTCCCCTGATTGCCTGGGGCTGTGCCGTGCCTGCAAAAGATGAAGAGGTGCTCAAAAAAATTGCCGAAGTCTGCGAAGGCGGAAATCTGATTCTGGGCCCTGTGGAAGAAAAAAATCACAAAGGAATCGGCGCAGCCTGCATGGGCTACGGCCATACCATCATCTCTTCCTCCCCCATTGATGTCAACCTGGCCAAACAGGTTAACATTCTCTTGGAAAACCTAGGGGTTTCCCTGGACAAGGTTATTGTTGATCCCACCACAGGTGGACTTGGCTACGGCCTTGAGTACTCCTATTCAGTTATGGAACGTCTGTCCCAGGCTGCCATGACCCAGGGAGATGACAAACTTCAGAACCCCATGATCAACAACCTGGGAAATGAAGTCTGGAAATGCAAGGAAGCCAAACAGACGGTTGAAGAGGCCCCTGAACTGGGTGATCCTGAAAAGCGGGCCATCCTAATGGAAGCTGTGGGTGCGGTATCCTACCTCATGTCCGGTTCCAGCATCATGGTCATGCGTCATCCAGAATCTATCAAATTGACCAAGGCCTTTATTGACCTGATTTCAGACGGCGGATCTGCCATGGATGTGGCACCGGCCACCAAACGGCTCGATGATGTGGACATTGACTTTGCAGCAATGGCCCCTGCGCCCGATCTGACCATGGAAGAAGAAAAGAAAGGCGCGCCAGCCAAAAAGGCGGCTCCGGCACCTGCAAAAGAAGCAGCTCCTGCAAAAAAAGCAGCTCCTGCAAAAGAAGAGCCCAAAAAAGTAGCGGCCCCGGCAAAAGCAGAGCCCAAGAAAGAAGCGGCTGCGCCTGCAGTAGATCCCGAAGCAGAAGCCAAAGCAAAGGCTGAGGCAGAAGCCAAAACCAAAGCAGATGCCCAAGCCAAGGCCGAAGCAGATGCCCAGGCCAAGATCGAAGCTGAAAAACAGGCTGAAAAGGACACTGCCGCCTCACGCCAGGCAGAAGAAGATGCCATCCGTGAAAAACGGGCCGCTGAAAAAGAAGCCCAGGCTGCCAGCAGAGCGGGCGGGCCCAAAACAAAAGTGCCCAAGACCGCGGCTAAACTCCAGAAGACAGAGCTTGAAAAAATTCTAGAATCCCTGGATAGAACCCATAAACGATAA
- a CDS encoding formate--tetrahydrofolate ligase — MALDPTKHLDWEIAEDAEKTMLTIYEIGEKLGLTKEELLPQGHYIAKIDFRAVLKRLKDKPDGKYIDVTAISPTPLGEGKSTSSMGLVQGLGKIGKNVCAAIRQPSGGPTMNIKGSAAGGGLAQCIPLTPFSLGFTGDINAIMNAHNLAMVALTSRLQHERNYTDEQLERLSGMKRIDIDPTKVEMGWIMDFCCQALRNIIIGIDGVNGKADGFMMKSKFGIAVSSEVMAILAIANDLKDMRERMGKIVVAYTKKGLPVTTEDLQVAGAMTAWMVDALNPSLMQTLEGQPVIVHAGPFANIAIGQSSVIADKVGLKLADYHVTESGFGADIGFEKFWNLKCRYSGLKPDCAVVVATIRALKCHGGAPVPVPGKPMPEEYSTENVEWVGKGCANLIHHIKNVRKAGIAPVVCINAFYTDTDAEIAKVRELCEAEGARVALSRHWEHGGDGAIEFAETVVEACEDKSEFKFLYELDLPVKERIELVAKEVYGADGVDYSADAEVALKRIQADPVLSGLGLCMVKTHLSLSDNPALKGVPTGWRLTIREVLTYGGAGFIVPVAGAISLMPGTGSNPAFKRVDVDVETGKVQGVF, encoded by the coding sequence ATGGCATTAGATCCAACCAAACACCTAGACTGGGAAATTGCAGAAGACGCAGAAAAAACAATGCTCACCATTTATGAAATCGGTGAAAAACTGGGACTGACCAAGGAAGAGTTACTTCCCCAGGGTCATTACATTGCAAAGATCGATTTCAGGGCCGTTCTCAAGCGGCTTAAAGACAAACCCGATGGGAAATACATTGATGTTACCGCCATTTCACCCACACCCCTGGGCGAAGGTAAATCCACCTCTAGTATGGGGCTTGTTCAGGGCCTGGGTAAAATAGGCAAAAATGTGTGTGCTGCCATTCGTCAGCCTTCCGGCGGACCGACCATGAATATCAAAGGATCTGCTGCAGGCGGCGGTCTTGCCCAGTGCATTCCTTTGACACCTTTTTCTTTAGGGTTTACCGGCGATATCAATGCCATTATGAATGCCCACAACCTGGCCATGGTGGCCTTGACCTCCCGTCTTCAGCATGAACGTAACTATACTGACGAACAGCTTGAACGCCTTTCCGGCATGAAAAGAATTGATATTGATCCCACAAAGGTTGAAATGGGATGGATCATGGATTTTTGCTGCCAGGCGCTTCGTAACATTATCATCGGTATTGACGGTGTTAACGGCAAGGCTGACGGCTTTATGATGAAATCAAAATTCGGTATTGCCGTATCTTCAGAAGTGATGGCCATTCTGGCCATTGCAAATGATTTAAAAGATATGCGTGAAAGAATGGGCAAGATTGTTGTGGCCTATACCAAAAAAGGACTGCCTGTGACCACTGAAGATCTTCAGGTGGCCGGTGCCATGACCGCATGGATGGTGGATGCCCTTAATCCTTCTTTGATGCAGACCCTTGAAGGCCAGCCCGTTATTGTTCATGCAGGCCCCTTTGCCAATATCGCCATTGGTCAGTCTTCTGTTATTGCGGATAAGGTGGGTCTGAAACTGGCCGACTACCATGTCACGGAATCCGGGTTTGGTGCGGATATCGGTTTTGAAAAATTTTGGAACCTCAAATGTCGTTATTCAGGTCTGAAACCAGACTGCGCCGTTGTCGTTGCCACCATCCGTGCCCTTAAATGCCATGGCGGCGCTCCGGTACCTGTTCCTGGTAAACCCATGCCCGAAGAGTACAGCACGGAAAATGTTGAGTGGGTTGGGAAAGGATGTGCCAACCTTATTCACCATATTAAAAATGTTAGAAAAGCCGGTATTGCTCCTGTGGTCTGCATCAATGCATTCTATACAGATACCGATGCTGAAATTGCCAAGGTTCGTGAACTTTGCGAAGCCGAAGGTGCAAGGGTTGCCCTGTCCCGTCACTGGGAACATGGTGGTGACGGCGCCATTGAATTTGCAGAAACCGTTGTGGAAGCCTGCGAAGATAAATCAGAATTTAAGTTCCTCTATGAACTTGATCTGCCGGTTAAAGAGAGAATCGAACTGGTGGCCAAAGAAGTTTATGGCGCTGACGGTGTTGACTACTCTGCTGATGCTGAGGTTGCTCTCAAGAGAATCCAGGCCGATCCTGTGCTTTCAGGTCTGGGTCTGTGCATGGTTAAAACCCATCTGTCCCTGTCTGACAATCCTGCCCTTAAAGGGGTTCCCACAGGCTGGAGACTGACCATCCGCGAAGTCCTCACCTACGGCGGTGCAGGCTTTATCGTTCCGGTTGCAGGCGCCATTTCTCTGATGCCGGGTACAGGTTCCAACCCTGCGTTTAAACGGGTTGATGTGGATGTTGAAACCGGCAAGGTTCAGGGCGTATTCTAG
- the folD gene encoding bifunctional methylenetetrahydrofolate dehydrogenase/methenyltetrahydrofolate cyclohydrolase FolD encodes MTAEIISGTEIRKAILAEVKEEVEQIKAETGKVPGLVTILVGSSPASISYVTLKVKTAISLGFHEIQDDQPEDISEADLLALIDKYNTDPDIHGILVQLPLPKHIDDKKVLNAINPDKDVDAFHPVNVGRLMIGGEEAIFHPCTPAGIQEMIVRSGTETSGAEVVVVGRSNIVGKPIAMMMAQKGVGANATVTIVHTRTKDLAAHCKRADVLIVAAGVPDLVKPEWIKPGSTVIDVGVNRVGMNEKTGKAILKGDVDFDAAKEIAGKITPVPGGVGPMTIAMLMKNTLKSAKYAWGK; translated from the coding sequence ATGACTGCTGAAATTATTAGCGGAACAGAAATAAGAAAGGCGATCCTCGCAGAGGTCAAAGAAGAAGTCGAGCAGATTAAGGCAGAAACAGGGAAAGTCCCGGGACTGGTTACCATCCTTGTGGGCTCAAGCCCTGCATCCATATCTTATGTTACCTTGAAAGTTAAAACTGCCATCAGCTTAGGGTTCCATGAGATTCAGGATGACCAGCCCGAAGATATTTCCGAGGCAGACCTGCTGGCGCTGATCGACAAGTACAACACAGATCCGGATATCCATGGTATCCTGGTTCAGCTGCCGCTGCCCAAGCACATTGATGATAAAAAAGTGCTCAACGCCATTAATCCGGACAAGGACGTGGATGCCTTCCATCCGGTGAATGTGGGCCGTTTGATGATCGGCGGTGAAGAGGCTATTTTTCATCCCTGCACCCCGGCCGGTATTCAGGAAATGATCGTTCGCTCCGGCACTGAAACATCTGGTGCGGAAGTGGTTGTTGTGGGCCGTTCCAATATTGTGGGTAAACCCATTGCCATGATGATGGCCCAGAAGGGTGTGGGTGCCAATGCCACCGTAACAATCGTTCATACCCGGACCAAAGACCTGGCTGCCCATTGCAAGAGAGCCGATGTTCTTATTGTGGCTGCCGGCGTGCCGGATCTTGTAAAACCCGAATGGATCAAACCCGGTTCCACAGTGATTGATGTGGGTGTGAATCGTGTGGGCATGAACGAAAAGACCGGCAAGGCCATACTCAAGGGTGATGTGGATTTTGATGCGGCCAAGGAAATTGCGGGGAAGATTACCCCGGTTCCCGGCGGTGTAGGCCCCATGACCATTGCCATGCTCATGAAAAATACCTTGAAATCTGCCAAGTATGCCTGGGGTAAATAA
- a CDS encoding acetate--CoA ligase family protein, translating to MDKLDAIFSPETIAVVGASTQKGKVGHDIFANILSGGYQGTLYPVNPKAKSVLSVKCYTSIATIPDPIDLAMIILPPKAALGSVKECIQKGVRGIVIVSAGFKEVGGEGLEIELQIKALCHKAGVRLVGPNCLGVINPSSKVSLNASFSARMPKPGNISFISQSGALCTAVLDYAADKGFGFSKFISIGNKADVDELDLLRYYHNDPDTDVVMIYMEELSRPAEEFIAEVREMTSGTHPTHVIAIKSGTSVAGAVAAASHTGALAGSDVMYDGLFNMAGILRCKSVNQLFDYAQALAANKYPTGDRVAIVTNAGGPGIIATDMSEQSGLQLAKFSPETVKELKKYLPPTANFHNPVDVIGDAAKDRYENTLATVLGDRNVDAVLIILTPQSMTDAIGTAESIVSIAKNSIKPILCAFMGVVDVSDGVRLLQQHRVPVYQFPESAARSLGALRQSVKWLFRRILPQYELSYDRDKAQKIIQGYMDEGRTVLGELDGNEILKCYGFNTIPMALAKTAAEATKIAKDIGYPVVMKIVSPQILHKSDAGGVEVRIEDKEGVKTTFERIMKNARAYDSDAVLEGVLVQRMAPKGKEVILGVTKDPVFGHAVMFGLGGIFVEVYKDVAFRLSPMGRNVARRMVKSIKGYPILKGLRGEAPSDIEAIEKNIVSLKAMVDHHPMIRELDINPLFVHEDGKGTTVADIIIRLETDQD from the coding sequence ATGGACAAGCTGGATGCAATCTTTTCACCTGAAACCATCGCTGTTGTCGGTGCCTCTACCCAGAAAGGAAAAGTCGGCCATGATATATTTGCCAATATCCTTTCGGGCGGATACCAGGGCACGCTTTATCCGGTCAACCCCAAAGCCAAATCTGTTCTGAGTGTCAAATGTTATACCAGTATCGCCACCATTCCGGATCCCATAGATCTTGCCATGATCATTCTGCCCCCCAAAGCGGCATTGGGGTCGGTAAAAGAGTGTATTCAAAAGGGGGTGCGGGGGATTGTCATCGTTTCTGCCGGGTTTAAGGAAGTCGGTGGTGAGGGACTTGAAATCGAACTTCAGATCAAGGCCTTGTGTCACAAGGCCGGGGTCAGGCTTGTGGGACCCAATTGCCTTGGGGTGATCAACCCCTCGTCCAAGGTTTCCTTGAATGCCAGTTTTTCGGCAAGAATGCCGAAACCGGGCAATATTTCTTTTATCTCCCAGAGCGGGGCCCTTTGTACGGCCGTGCTGGATTATGCCGCAGACAAAGGGTTTGGGTTCTCAAAGTTTATTTCCATCGGCAACAAGGCAGACGTGGATGAATTGGATCTGCTCAGATATTATCACAATGATCCTGATACCGACGTGGTCATGATTTATATGGAAGAGTTGTCAAGGCCTGCAGAAGAATTCATAGCAGAGGTCAGGGAGATGACTTCCGGCACCCATCCCACCCATGTGATTGCCATAAAGTCAGGGACCTCTGTTGCCGGGGCGGTTGCTGCGGCATCTCACACAGGGGCCTTGGCCGGTTCTGATGTGATGTATGACGGGCTCTTTAATATGGCCGGTATTTTAAGGTGCAAGAGCGTAAACCAGCTTTTTGATTATGCCCAGGCACTGGCGGCAAACAAATATCCTACCGGCGACCGTGTGGCCATTGTTACAAACGCAGGCGGGCCTGGGATTATTGCCACGGACATGAGCGAACAGTCCGGGTTGCAGCTGGCTAAATTTTCTCCGGAAACCGTCAAAGAACTGAAAAAATACCTTCCGCCCACAGCCAATTTTCACAATCCAGTGGATGTGATCGGAGATGCGGCCAAGGACCGGTATGAAAACACCCTGGCAACGGTGTTGGGAGACCGGAATGTGGATGCCGTGCTCATCATCCTCACTCCCCAGTCTATGACCGATGCCATTGGCACGGCCGAGTCCATTGTCAGTATTGCAAAAAATTCAATTAAGCCGATTCTCTGCGCATTCATGGGGGTGGTGGATGTTTCTGACGGGGTCCGCCTGCTTCAGCAGCACCGGGTGCCGGTCTATCAGTTTCCTGAAAGTGCCGCAAGGTCGCTCGGGGCATTGAGACAGAGCGTTAAATGGTTGTTCAGACGGATTTTACCCCAGTATGAACTCTCCTATGACCGTGACAAGGCCCAAAAGATTATTCAAGGATATATGGATGAGGGCCGGACTGTTTTAGGTGAGCTTGACGGCAATGAAATTTTAAAATGCTACGGGTTTAACACCATTCCCATGGCCCTAGCAAAAACAGCGGCAGAAGCCACAAAGATTGCAAAGGATATCGGATATCCTGTGGTCATGAAAATTGTCTCCCCCCAGATTCTGCACAAAAGTGATGCCGGCGGTGTCGAGGTCCGGATAGAGGACAAGGAGGGGGTTAAAACAACCTTTGAACGGATAATGAAAAATGCCCGGGCCTATGACTCGGATGCAGTGCTCGAAGGGGTGCTGGTTCAACGAATGGCACCCAAAGGCAAAGAGGTTATCCTTGGGGTGACCAAGGATCCCGTGTTCGGTCATGCCGTGATGTTCGGTCTGGGGGGTATTTTTGTTGAGGTCTATAAAGATGTGGCATTCAGGCTTTCTCCCATGGGCAGAAATGTGGCCCGGCGCATGGTGAAAAGCATTAAGGGGTATCCTATTCTCAAAGGATTGAGAGGCGAAGCCCCCTCTGATATTGAGGCCATAGAAAAAAATATCGTATCCCTCAAAGCCATGGTCGATCACCATCCCATGATACGTGAGTTGGATATTAATCCTTTGTTTGTCCATGAGGATGGCAAGGGAACCACAGTGGCGGATATTATTATCCGTTTGGAAACGGATCAAGATTAA
- a CDS encoding DUF1844 domain-containing protein — translation MAQGNGFVMENGEPEEEGVRDAMPKIDFSSFILSLYSSGLVQLGKVEDPSSGKKGVNLDMAHHTIDMIAMLQDKTKGNLSEEEESLLKALLSEIRMAYVEAAG, via the coding sequence ATGGCTCAAGGAAATGGATTTGTAATGGAAAACGGAGAACCCGAGGAGGAGGGGGTAAGGGATGCCATGCCCAAGATTGATTTTTCAAGCTTTATTCTTTCTTTATATTCTTCAGGCCTTGTGCAGCTGGGCAAGGTAGAGGATCCTTCTTCAGGCAAAAAAGGGGTGAACCTGGACATGGCCCATCATACCATTGATATGATTGCCATGCTACAGGACAAAACAAAGGGCAATCTCTCTGAAGAGGAGGAAAGTCTTCTCAAGGCCCTGCTTTCAGAGATCCGAATGGCCTATGTTGAGGCCGCCGGTTGA
- the ispE gene encoding 4-(cytidine 5'-diphospho)-2-C-methyl-D-erythritol kinase, whose product MSLSLISPAKINLFLYVRDKRDDGMHELYSLMALIDLCDQIKIEFKGSGIKVGCDHPKVPADPTNLAWQAADLFVDHHIQKLGAPPFQGIDIQIDKKIPVGGGLGGGSSNAAAILTGLNKMAGQPFLKAELEKMALTLGADVPFFILGEPAFASGVGEQLTPCGNLPRFWVVVCSPGVSANTGDVFKKLEFGLTFTSNYIMNTGSNTLVFEPELDGREELHNDLEGPACKLYPEISSTKEEMALLLQRNVYMSGSGSSLFALYSDHAEANHGFRRIAKAWEGKNRQVFLSRIGEYGL is encoded by the coding sequence TTGAGCCTCTCCCTTATTTCTCCTGCAAAGATCAATCTTTTTTTGTATGTCCGGGACAAAAGAGATGACGGGATGCATGAGTTGTACTCCCTTATGGCCTTGATTGACCTTTGTGATCAGATCAAAATTGAGTTTAAAGGATCCGGGATAAAGGTGGGCTGCGATCATCCCAAGGTGCCTGCGGATCCTACCAACCTTGCGTGGCAAGCAGCCGATCTGTTCGTCGATCACCATATTCAAAAACTGGGGGCCCCCCCCTTTCAGGGGATCGATATTCAGATTGACAAAAAAATTCCTGTGGGGGGCGGTCTTGGCGGGGGCAGCTCTAATGCTGCAGCCATTTTGACTGGGTTGAACAAGATGGCGGGCCAGCCTTTTTTAAAGGCGGAATTAGAGAAGATGGCTCTGACCCTTGGGGCGGATGTTCCTTTTTTTATCCTGGGTGAGCCGGCCTTTGCTTCGGGTGTGGGGGAGCAATTGACCCCCTGCGGCAACCTGCCAAGATTTTGGGTGGTGGTCTGCAGTCCGGGGGTGTCGGCAAACACGGGAGATGTTTTTAAAAAATTGGAATTTGGATTGACATTCACAAGCAATTATATTATGAATACTGGTTCGAATACGTTGGTATTCGAACCAGAGCTTGATGGAAGGGAAGAATTACACAATGATTTGGAAGGCCCGGCCTGCAAATTATACCCTGAAATCAGCTCAACCAAAGAAGAGATGGCGTTGTTGCTGCAAAGAAATGTATACATGTCTGGAAGCGGCTCATCTCTTTTTGCTCTTTATTCGGACCATGCCGAGGCTAATCACGGTTTCCGGCGGATTGCCAAGGCATGGGAGGGGAAAAACCGGCAGGTTTTTCTTTCGCGGATAGGAGAGTACGGGCTATGA
- a CDS encoding ribose-phosphate pyrophosphokinase: MNGLSIFAGNSNSVLADRISEYLAKPLGRLKVNRFSDGETQVEIHENVRKQEIFVIQSTCQPVNDNLVELLLLIDAFKRSSANRVTAVIPYFGYARQDKKVSPRVPISAKLVADLLDATGVDRVITMDLHAGQIQGFFNVPVDNLYAAPIIIDDIKTRFSDDLVLVSPDAGGVERARAYAKRLHAGLAIVDKRRSAPNQAKAMAIIGDVKDKTAIVIDDMVDTAGTLTEAAGVIREKGAKEVHAYCTHPVLSGPAIERINDSSLNSLVATDTIPLSEEAIACDKIKTLSIAKLVGEAIMRSYRGDSVNSLFV; the protein is encoded by the coding sequence ATGAATGGCTTGTCAATTTTTGCGGGGAATTCCAATTCCGTACTTGCGGACAGGATTTCAGAATACCTTGCAAAACCCTTGGGAAGATTGAAAGTCAACCGGTTTAGTGATGGGGAAACCCAGGTTGAAATTCATGAAAATGTCCGGAAACAGGAAATCTTCGTGATCCAGTCCACCTGTCAGCCGGTCAATGATAACCTGGTCGAATTGCTTTTGCTGATCGATGCCTTTAAACGCTCCTCAGCCAATCGGGTGACGGCTGTAATTCCGTATTTCGGATATGCCCGCCAGGACAAAAAAGTATCTCCAAGGGTGCCGATCAGTGCCAAGCTGGTTGCAGATCTTCTGGATGCCACCGGTGTTGACAGGGTCATTACCATGGATCTCCATGCCGGTCAGATTCAGGGCTTTTTTAACGTGCCTGTGGATAATCTTTATGCTGCTCCCATTATCATTGATGATATCAAAACCCGGTTTTCAGATGATCTGGTGCTGGTTTCGCCTGATGCGGGCGGTGTGGAACGGGCCCGTGCCTATGCTAAACGGCTTCATGCCGGACTTGCCATTGTGGATAAGCGTCGCAGTGCTCCCAACCAGGCAAAGGCCATGGCCATTATCGGGGATGTTAAAGACAAAACCGCCATTGTTATTGATGACATGGTGGATACTGCCGGGACATTAACGGAAGCGGCAGGGGTTATCCGGGAAAAAGGTGCCAAAGAGGTCCATGCATATTGTACCCATCCGGTGCTTTCAGGGCCTGCCATTGAAAGAATCAATGATTCGTCTTTGAATTCTCTTGTTGCAACAGATACCATTCCCTTATCAGAGGAAGCCATTGCCTGTGACAAGATTAAAACGCTGTCCATTGCCAAACTTGTGGGTGAGGCGATCATGCGCAGTTACAGGGGTGATTCTGTAAATTCTCTATTTGTTTAA